CTACAATGCTCGACCCAATCACCCGTGTTACAGTAATTGACTCCCTCAATATCTAAAATGTTAGGTGCATGGATATGACCACAGATGATTCCTTCACAACGATTCTCGCGAGCGTGCCCGGCCAGCTTTTGTTCATAATGACTGATAAACCGCATCAATTGTTTAACGCGTGACTTTACAGCCGAAGACAATGCATATTTCTTTTGGCCTTTTCGTTTCAATAGTCGATTGAATAACGTATTCGATGTCAGCAAAACATCGTAAGCAAAAGAAGCCAGAATAGATAACCATTGCGCTCCGGTTTCGAACTTGTCAAATTGGTCACCATGAATAATCAAAAACCGACGGCCATCCGCTGTAATATGCACGAACTCATCGGAAAGAGTGACAAATCCAAAGCGTTTCCCAAAATCACGGAGAAAATTATCGTGATTTCCAGGGGTATAAAAGATTTCAGTTCCTTTTGAACTCAATTCTTCGACCCGGTCGAAGATCGCGTTATAGGTTTGTGGCCAACGCCACTTCTTACGCAATTTCCAACCATCAATCAGGTCTCCTACCAGATACAAAGATTCGGGCTCATGTAAATTCAGGAATTCCAAAAACTCACTGGCTCTGGAGTGCATGCATCCTAAATGCACATCGCTGACAAAAATTGTACGAACTTCCCTACTGACTGAGTCAGCGCCTTGTTTCTCGGACGAGATCATATCATTCTCCTTAATGACATAGCTCCGCGAAAACATTTACCCGCTGTTTTACATTCTCCACACAGATCAATCTTTGACTGTTTCGTTATTTGTTCTGTTTTCATTCTGGCGAGGATGATAACACTCCATTATTCGCTGTTGATGAATGCAAAGTTAAGGTCTCAAGAATTCATAGAATCAAAAATCCGTCTTAAATAAAGATTTTGTTAAGGGTACATTGCTTTGAAATGAAGCATATCCCATTAATGAACTGATGTAGATAAAGACTTCACATAGTCCAATGAAGACTTTATGATCCAAATCACAGAGTTACTTCGCTGTATTACTTCTCGAAATTCAGGAATCCACAAGCAGGTGATCTCCATGTATGACTTAACTCCAATCAATATTGGTCTAGCTGTCATGTTGGTCTTGATCAATGGAATCATTTCCATCTGGATGAAACTAAAGTTGGAGAAACAACTGTTGCTTGCCTCAATTCGTGCGATTGTGCAATTGTTACTGATTGGCTTAATCCTGGAATGGATTTTCGAACTTTCGTGGTGGCCTATCATCGGTCTGTTAATGTTCACGATGACGTTGATTGCGAGTCTCACCGCAGTCCAACGTTCTCAACGTCGTTTTCCGGGAATCTGGTTAAACAGCACCGTAGCGGTTTTTGCCAGTTCCTGGCTGGTCACCGGATTCGCATTAGCGGCTATTATCCCACCACATAGCTGGTCAGAAAATCCTGCTCAATACCTCATTCCCCTGTTGGGAATGATCCTGGGTAATACGCTCAATGGTATCTCATTGGGTCTTGATCGATTGAGTGAAGAATTGGTGATGCGCAGGGCAGAAGTGGAATTGAAACTCACTTTGGGTGCCACTCGAAACGAAGCGGCTCGACAGGCGCTTCAAAATGCGGTCCGTTCCGGGATGACACCCATTATCAATTCGATGATGGTAGTAGGCCTGGTTTCACTTCCGGGTTTGATGACGGGGCAAATTCTAGCCGGTGCGAGCCCACTGGATTCTGTGAAATATCAGATTGTCATCATGTTTCTGATCGCGTCGGGAACCGCATTGGGAACCGTTATTTCTGTGCTGCTGGGCTTTCGATGTTTGTTTAATTCCAAACATCAATTCCTGTTCGATCAGATCAGACGAGTAGGGTAGGGTACAAAATCAACTGAAAATTATTCATATTTGAGATTATCAAAGAGTTGCTTGAGAACCTGTTCCGGATAGAGTGCAAATGAAATCTCACGACTTTGAATGACTTCATTTGCTTTGATTTGCTGTCGCACAGAAACCAAATCCTCGTTAATCTGATCCCGCAAATTCGAAGTCAACAGAGCGAGTTCAGCATCGATTTGTTTGAATTCTCGAAAGCGTTGTCTGTTGTGGCGTCTACGTTCTGCCTGATTCATAGCTTTAGCCCGGTCTTCTCTTACCTTTTGTTGCTCGTGTATCAGAACCTGTTTTCTTTTGACTAAAGAGGCAGCTTTCGGCAATTGATTCGCATTCAAGTGTCGATCTGAATTATAGTCCAGATCGCGCAACACCTGCAAAAGGCAAGTTTCATCACATTGCTGAATATCAAACGGTTGGCAAAAAGGTAAATATTTTGTTGCAGACAGGGTCATGTAACGAGGGGGAGTCAGATGAAAAAAACGTGTAAAAATCCGATCGGTCATTTCATCGTATTTTGCACCACCAATTCCGTGAACAAACAGGTCCCCCAGAAACAATCGAGCAAATAATGTTGTCGTCAAAGCCCGTGTTCGCAATCGAATTCCCTGTGCGGATAATTGTTTCAAAACCTTGATGCCGGCAGATAAATCGCAATTTTCCTGCATCGGCAGTGTGGTGATCACATTCTTCCCGTCCGAAAGAAGAATACGATTCTGATCCCGCTTAATGAATAATTGATGCCGGTGGGTTTCTCCGACGCGCCAGATCCAAAAGGGAGACTCGATCCAGCCATCTTGCTCTGTTAGTTCCGGGACAGGGTGTGTTTTACTTCGCACACGATTCACTCGACGATACTCACCCAGTACTTCATTATGCGTATTTCGAAATTGTTCAGCAAATTTAAACAAATAACAAGCAAACCACAAAAATGGACTGGTTTGACAAAGACGACTGATTGGGATTTCAAGATTTTCGATCCCCCAGCGTTGCTCTTGTGCATGGCGTGCTGCCACCAGACAATCAGCCAATCGGTCTGACACTTTCATATGAGCGATTGCAGCAGGCCAGATTTCACTCAATAAAGGTGAGGAAAGCTCTGGCCATTGTTCGAGCGCCTGTTCTGTTCGCTCTGCAAACGAACAGAATAAGTCCTTATTTTGAATTGTTGTTTCTTCCCAGGGCTTTTTCTCGATGGATTCATCAAAAGAAATGTCTGAGAAAAAAGGTGCTGAACGAGTGCCTTGAGGTACTCGGATGGATGTAGAACTGACGAGATCGTTATCAACAATCAGATTCAGACTCAGAGTTTGTGTTTTTTGGGCGACTTTACCAATCAGTAAGTTCTTTACCCACACACCAGGATGATATAAAGCAGGCTGATGTCCAGTAATCAACAGCAAGCGCTCGTTGAAATCTTCTGGAAGCTCGATATCCTTCCCTGTCAATTCCGATGTATAGCGTACTGCTTCCTCTAAAACAGCACGACGAGCCCATTCTCTAAGACCGGATATGATTTTGCCGCTTCGGTCCCGTGAACAGGCTTTGAACACTCTACGATTTTCTTCGGCATCACTGAGCATCTGACTCAGCTCAGGACGGGAAAAAATCGCGTCGTCATATCGCGGAACCAATAAATCCTGTTTCTCCCATAATAGTTCTGGGACCGTACCAGGACCAGAATCAAATCGGGAATCGGGATTCTTACAAGGAAAAGTAGTCACTGAAGACATTTCAATGCTTTAAGGTGTGCTGAAATCGATTATATGAGTAGTGAAAACAGTCATTCATGAGACATGAAAACTATATCTGAGCACTCTAGTTTGACCAATTTATTACTGAATGTCGAGCCCGTTTGAATTCAATTCAAATAGAAATGATCCTATGCGTACTATGATAAACAACTATTTTGAGTTGCTGGTAATTTATTCATTGTAAGAATCGGCATGATCGTTACAACTCTCAGTCGTACAGCAGGTTAATCCAGAAGCCTGAATTTCACGATCTAGTACTTCATCGTAATACGCTTTGCGTTTGATCGCATCATCCAATGAGCCTCCAAAACTACGTTCCTCTTCGAGATAAACGAGTGGGACAGGAAATTCAAGAAGCTTCATTCCATGTGCGGCTGCCTGGACCCAAAGCTGCAATGGCATCGCGTATCCCATGTCGGTTATCTTGAATTTTGAGAGGGACTCAATCCGATACGCTTTCAATCCACAAAAAGCATCGCTGATTTGAAATCCCAGCTGGTCATTGATTCGCTGAGTTACTGCTACATTGATTTGTCGGCGCTCTTCAGGAGGGATACTATCGCTGGAAAAGCTTTTTAAATAACGACTCCCGGAAAGAATATCCAGTGGTTCACTTTCAAAACTTTTACGCATTTGCATGACTAAATCAGGTAATAACGCTGGTTCGTGCTGACCATCGCAGTCAATCGTTACCAGTACATCATATTTATCCAGATGATCTATTGCATAATCAAATGCACTTTTCAGGGCAGCACCGTAACCTCGATTCTGTGGATGAGAAATCACTTTGATTCCTGTCATTGCTTTGAGCCGTTCTGGAGTTTGGTCTGAGGAGCCATCGTCAACGACCAGGATATCCTCTGCATACTTGCTCACTTCGGTCAAAACTTCGACCACATGGCTCTCTTCATTGAATACGGGTAAAGCAATCAATGCTTTCCTGCTCATATACAGCTCCTTCAAGATTCTGGAGTTCTCTATCAGATTTGTCAGGCACAGTTTCATTGTAGGACAGATCATCACAGGGTCAACTATTCTAGTTCCGCAATGCGAACTAACGCCTGAACATTGCAAAAACTTAGAACCCGGTTGGTTGTGAGAATGGTTTAATCTTCTACAATAGAACCAGAAGATGTATTTGCAGAAGCATGAGTTTCGTTTTCAAACAAACGAGTTCGACACATCAGGCAATATACGTAAAATCACTAACAACTAAGACAATTTACATGGAACTACGAAGGAGTTAATCGAATGTCTTATTCGCTTCCCGATCTGCCCTATGCCTACGATGCACTTGAGCCGCATATTGACGCGAAAACAATGGAAATTCACCATACTAAGCATCATCAGGCTTATATTTCCAAAGCAAATGCCGCTCTGGAAGGACACAGCGACCTTGCAGCCAAATCCATTGAAGATCTCGTATCTGACTTGAGTGCTGTACCAGAAGCGATTCGTGGTGCGATTCGAAATAATGGTGGTGGTCATGCTAATCACAGCTTATTCTGGACCGTGATGTCTCCGGATGGAGGGGGAACCCCCAGTGGTGATCTTGCAGAGGCTATTGACTCCACTTTTGGTAGCTTGGATGCGTTCAAAGAACAGTTCTCCAACGCCGCTGCAACACGGTTTGGAAGCGGTTGGGCCTGGCTGTCTGTTGATGGCGGAAAATTAGTTGTTGAAAGCACCCCAAACCAAGACACTCCGCTCTCTGAAGGCCGAACTCCCATCTTGGGACTGGATGTCTGGGAACACGCATACTACCTAAACTACCAAAACAGACGCCCTGATTACATTTCAGCATTTTTCAATGTAGTTAACTGGGATGAAGTAGCGAAGCGGTATGCTGCAGCCAGTTGAACAGCCATTTGGTCGTGCTTTTGATTGATTTGAAACGTCTACCAGTTCAGACTAGAAATCTTCGACGTTTCAAGATTTTAAGTATCGATCAAAAACAGCTTTTGCATCGACAATCAACCCCTAAATTGCCGATGAAATGAAAGCGGCCTTCAAAAATGAAGGCCGCTTTTGATATTAGGGGATTTGTGAATGTCCAAACATAGCAACTACTTAGCCATTATACTCAGCATGCTTTTTTTGCAAGTAGGCTGTAAAACCATTCCCGACTATCATCAGCCTGCTGGATTTAGTAGTACCTACCATCAGAAAATCTATCCAGAAACGGCCATCGCTTCTTTACCCGAAAGTTCGGCAGTGCGGGAGAAAGCTGATCAAGGAGTCTTTTTCCCCAACGACGTCAAAGTTAAACAACCCAAATATCATGCACCACTGGCTGAAATCAGAGGCCCCATCACTGATGAAGAGTTGAAGAATACACGACGACGTTTGCAACTGGATAGCCTGCGAAGAGCCGATGAATTCATCAATCAAGAGCCAATCTACAACCAGAATTTCCCGGCTCCCGCCGCCTGGTAGTCCAAGTCTAGATTTCGTTTGAATGCCTGCCTTTGTAAAGATTACATATTTCAGAAAACTGGAATTCCGCCTGATATTCTGCTTTTGACAGAATTCTTAATAAGAGTTATC
The Gimesia aquarii DNA segment above includes these coding regions:
- a CDS encoding UDP-2,3-diacylglucosamine diphosphatase; its protein translation is MISSEKQGADSVSREVRTIFVSDVHLGCMHSRASEFLEFLNLHEPESLYLVGDLIDGWKLRKKWRWPQTYNAIFDRVEELSSKGTEIFYTPGNHDNFLRDFGKRFGFVTLSDEFVHITADGRRFLIIHGDQFDKFETGAQWLSILASFAYDVLLTSNTLFNRLLKRKGQKKYALSSAVKSRVKQLMRFISHYEQKLAGHARENRCEGIICGHIHAPNILDIEGVNYCNTGDWVEHCSALIEYGDGKMEIVFFDQEKASSHQPMNQEQPVKKLGLQREFDELQVPGVLSRFLKRLHPLRLIRR
- a CDS encoding ABC transporter permease, with product MSMYDLTPINIGLAVMLVLINGIISIWMKLKLEKQLLLASIRAIVQLLLIGLILEWIFELSWWPIIGLLMFTMTLIASLTAVQRSQRRFPGIWLNSTVAVFASSWLVTGFALAAIIPPHSWSENPAQYLIPLLGMILGNTLNGISLGLDRLSEELVMRRAEVELKLTLGATRNEAARQALQNAVRSGMTPIINSMMVVGLVSLPGLMTGQILAGASPLDSVKYQIVIMFLIASGTALGTVISVLLGFRCLFNSKHQFLFDQIRRVG
- a CDS encoding glycosyltransferase family 2 protein, producing MSRKALIALPVFNEESHVVEVLTEVSKYAEDILVVDDGSSDQTPERLKAMTGIKVISHPQNRGYGAALKSAFDYAIDHLDKYDVLVTIDCDGQHEPALLPDLVMQMRKSFESEPLDILSGSRYLKSFSSDSIPPEERRQINVAVTQRINDQLGFQISDAFCGLKAYRIESLSKFKITDMGYAMPLQLWVQAAAHGMKLLEFPVPLVYLEEERSFGGSLDDAIKRKAYYDEVLDREIQASGLTCCTTESCNDHADSYNE
- a CDS encoding superoxide dismutase yields the protein MSYSLPDLPYAYDALEPHIDAKTMEIHHTKHHQAYISKANAALEGHSDLAAKSIEDLVSDLSAVPEAIRGAIRNNGGGHANHSLFWTVMSPDGGGTPSGDLAEAIDSTFGSLDAFKEQFSNAAATRFGSGWAWLSVDGGKLVVESTPNQDTPLSEGRTPILGLDVWEHAYYLNYQNRRPDYISAFFNVVNWDEVAKRYAAAS